From a region of the Flavobacterium sediminilitoris genome:
- a CDS encoding aminotransferase class V-fold PLP-dependent enzyme has product MKSEFYLNPTITFLNHGSFGSCPKPIFEEYQRFQLELENDPVFFVQNKLKGYLKIARENLSAYVGCKAQDVFFTPNPTFAVNVIMRSLKLQAGDEILTTNHEYGAMDRTWNFYCKKSGAKYIRQEISLPIMSKEQILEEFWKGYTSKTKVIFLNQISSATALIFPVKEICDKAKELGLITIVDGAHVPGHIDLDIQELNPDYYTGTLHKWMLAPKGSSFLYVKEKLQNDLDPLVVSWGYEPVVKGETQFLDYHELQGTNDFSAYLCTPKVIEFLEVNNWKQKSKECKQIVIDNYQRFCNLLKTKPICPINTEFLGQMASVLVKTKQPLELKNLLYNKYQIQIPVMPLNDEIYIRYSINAYNSQEDLDILYKAIQDIIETTNLIEL; this is encoded by the coding sequence ATGAAATCAGAGTTTTATCTTAATCCTACTATTACTTTTTTAAATCATGGATCATTTGGTTCATGTCCAAAGCCTATTTTTGAAGAATATCAAAGATTTCAATTAGAATTAGAAAATGATCCAGTATTCTTTGTTCAAAATAAATTAAAAGGATATTTAAAGATAGCTCGTGAAAATTTATCTGCTTATGTTGGGTGTAAAGCGCAAGATGTGTTTTTTACACCAAATCCTACATTTGCGGTGAATGTGATAATGAGAAGTTTAAAATTACAAGCTGGAGATGAGATTTTAACTACTAATCATGAGTATGGAGCAATGGATAGAACTTGGAATTTCTATTGTAAAAAAAGTGGCGCAAAATATATAAGACAAGAGATATCATTACCAATAATGTCTAAGGAGCAAATCCTTGAAGAGTTTTGGAAAGGATATACTAGTAAAACGAAAGTGATTTTTTTAAATCAGATATCTAGTGCTACAGCTTTGATTTTCCCAGTAAAGGAAATTTGCGATAAAGCAAAGGAATTAGGATTAATAACAATTGTTGATGGTGCTCATGTTCCAGGACATATTGATTTAGATATTCAAGAGTTAAATCCAGATTATTATACAGGAACTTTACATAAATGGATGTTAGCACCAAAGGGAAGTTCATTTTTATATGTAAAAGAAAAACTTCAAAATGATTTAGATCCTTTGGTTGTAAGTTGGGGTTATGAACCTGTTGTTAAAGGAGAAACACAATTTTTAGATTATCATGAATTACAAGGAACAAATGATTTTTCTGCTTATTTGTGTACTCCTAAAGTAATTGAATTTTTAGAAGTAAATAATTGGAAACAAAAATCGAAAGAATGTAAACAAATAGTGATTGATAATTATCAACGTTTTTGCAATTTGTTAAAGACAAAACCGATCTGTCCTATTAATACTGAGTTTTTAGGTCAAATGGCAAGTGTTTTGGTTAAAACAAAACAACCTTTAGAATTAAAGAATTTATTATATAATAAATATCAAATTCAAATACCTGTGATGCCATTGAATGATGAAATTTATATAAGATATTCCATAAATGCTTATAATTCACAAGAAGATTTAGATATTTTGTATAAAGCTATTCAAGATATTATTGAAACAACAAATTTGATTGAATTGTAG
- a CDS encoding class I SAM-dependent methyltransferase, with product MKDLFGKAILDYQTNNNPEDLITETSISEADEMSVAYLFRDFSEMPKIEQKALQLSKGKILDVGCGAGSHSLYLQNKKNFDVTSIDISSNAIKACELRGLKKAKVQDIMTLENEKFDTILLLMNGAGMCGKLKNVSDFLLKLKSLLTESGQVLVDSSDIIYMFDEDEDGGKWIPSDVEYYGEVIFDIQYKNEKEDSFNWMYIDYNTLQNAAIANGLQCELILEGEHYDYLARITHL from the coding sequence ATGAAAGACCTTTTTGGAAAAGCTATTTTAGATTATCAAACTAATAATAATCCTGAGGATTTAATTACCGAAACTTCTATTAGTGAAGCTGATGAAATGAGTGTTGCCTATTTATTTCGTGATTTTTCAGAAATGCCAAAGATAGAACAAAAAGCATTACAACTTTCCAAAGGTAAAATCCTTGATGTAGGTTGTGGAGCAGGAAGTCATTCTTTATATCTTCAAAATAAAAAGAACTTTGATGTTACATCTATAGATATTTCTTCTAATGCTATAAAAGCTTGTGAATTAAGAGGACTTAAAAAAGCTAAAGTACAAGATATAATGACTTTAGAAAATGAGAAATTTGACACCATTTTATTATTAATGAATGGAGCAGGAATGTGTGGAAAATTAAAAAATGTTTCTGATTTTCTTCTAAAACTAAAATCATTATTAACAGAAAGCGGACAAGTACTAGTAGATAGTTCTGATATTATTTACATGTTTGATGAAGATGAAGATGGTGGAAAATGGATCCCATCTGATGTTGAATATTATGGTGAAGTTATCTTTGATATTCAGTATAAAAACGAAAAAGAAGATTCTTTTAATTGGATGTATATTGATTATAATACACTTCAAAATGCAGCAATTGCAAATGGTTTACAATGTGAATTAATCTTAGAAGGTGAACATTATGATTATTTGGCTCGAATAACTCATTTATAA
- a CDS encoding 7-carboxy-7-deazaguanine synthase QueE — MLKKETQLAVDKGEMLPLMEEFYTIQGEGFHTGTAAYFIRIGGCDVGCHWCDVKESWNADLHPPTATDVIVSNAKKHAETVVITGGEPLTWDMSLITSKLREEGLKVHIETSGAYPVTGKWDWFCLSPKKMKLPVQGAYDIANELKVIIYNKHDFQFAEEQAAKTNKNAILFLQPEWSKKEEMTPLIIDYVMNNPKWRISLQTHKYLNIP, encoded by the coding sequence ATGTTAAAGAAAGAAACCCAATTAGCAGTTGATAAAGGAGAAATGTTACCTTTAATGGAAGAGTTTTATACTATTCAAGGAGAAGGTTTTCATACAGGAACAGCAGCTTACTTTATAAGAATTGGCGGATGTGATGTAGGATGTCATTGGTGTGATGTAAAGGAAAGTTGGAATGCCGATTTACATCCTCCTACAGCAACAGACGTTATAGTGTCTAATGCAAAAAAACACGCAGAAACAGTTGTAATTACAGGAGGAGAACCCTTAACATGGGATATGTCGTTAATAACTTCAAAGTTAAGAGAAGAAGGTTTAAAAGTACATATTGAAACATCAGGTGCTTATCCAGTAACAGGAAAGTGGGATTGGTTTTGTTTGTCTCCAAAAAAAATGAAACTACCTGTTCAAGGGGCTTATGATATTGCAAATGAATTAAAAGTGATTATTTATAATAAACATGATTTTCAATTTGCAGAGGAACAAGCAGCCAAAACAAATAAAAATGCTATTTTGTTTTTGCAACCAGAATGGAGTAAAAAGGAAGAAATGACTCCTTTGATTATTGACTATGTAATGAATAATCCGAAATGGAGAATTTCACTGCAAACACATAAATATTTGAATATACCTTAA
- a CDS encoding YkgJ family cysteine cluster protein: MLKPSLNELEKLAKDKHNENKKYFDKLKKRTPKNLDYVMQDLHDAEFKKTDCLECANCCKTTGPLFTSADIERISKHFRQKPQQFINQYLRVDEDNDYVLQSVPCTFLDNDNKCFIYDVRPKACREFPHTDRKKFQQISNLTLKNVAICPAAFNIVEKMKEKLPL; encoded by the coding sequence ATGCTAAAACCATCATTAAACGAACTTGAAAAGTTAGCCAAAGATAAGCATAACGAAAACAAAAAGTATTTTGATAAGTTAAAAAAAAGAACACCTAAGAATTTAGATTATGTAATGCAAGATTTACATGATGCTGAATTTAAAAAAACGGATTGTTTGGAATGTGCTAATTGTTGTAAAACAACAGGTCCATTGTTTACTTCTGCTGATATAGAGCGTATTTCAAAACACTTTAGACAGAAACCACAACAGTTTATTAATCAATATCTTCGTGTAGATGAGGATAATGATTATGTACTTCAAAGTGTTCCTTGTACATTTTTAGATAACGATAACAAGTGTTTTATATATGATGTAAGACCAAAAGCATGTAGAGAATTTCCTCATACTGATAGAAAAAAGTTTCAGCAAATTTCAAATCTTACACTAAAAAATGTTGCTATTTGTCCAGCGGCTTTTAATATTGTGGAGAAAATGAAAGAGAAATTACCATTGTAA
- a CDS encoding DUF2339 domain-containing protein, protein MIEALLLIVLVLLLVILSKLNTKNKEIQSSIYTLHEKLNTLKKDLDAKTFEKERIIQESSHPIAEKKPIPSEEVQKPIEVVPETVKSEIIKSVEEKPLSQKPIEVVANIKPKPVIEKPISPKPIVPQKSWFENFKEKNPDLEKFIGENLINKIGILILVLGISFFVKFAIDKDWINEPARVGIGILCGSLVMAIAHKLKKNFAAFSSVLVAGAISIFYFTIAIAFHEYHLFSQTVAFVIMVMITAFSTLVSVSYNRQELAVLSLIGGFAAPFMISTGEGNYIVLFTYIAILNIGILGIAYFKKWRVVTVLAFFFTVLLFTSWYIKELFDDKLPHSGALAFATLFYFIFSVVIVLNNIRNKGVFSLIEYFILVANTFFFFGIGMGILHNWGSSYKGMFTLLLAFYNIIYAIILYRKFGLDKNAIYLLIGLALTFITLTIPIQFEGNQITIFWAAEAVLLLWLSQKSQIKNFKLGAIIVQGLTIVSLVMDWDKYDYLIESLNIVLNSLFVSGFVVSISFFLTYWLLSKEKESQIIIFNIAFYRKIVLIIGIVITYLVGFLEIEYQAYQLLSNTASALSFLVTYHFLFVAILLFLVTRFKKEKAIKPLLGITILSVLFYIISFYSIPNNEMLENFMNNTNTKYAFYFHYIILGCLIYFGYVVFKEVTKEPRLKIFQNKLMPWLFVFAIVYILSNEIMIHSLNFSQDIIDKKELAVKFPKAKTFDYTIEYEKEYFVKNKLNNVKRQIIKIGYPILWGIFSFIFLIIGIKKQWKNLRIIALSLLGLTILKLFIYDIKNVSETGKIIAFILLGVLILIISFVYQKIKKLVVDEQPKPNSNEEV, encoded by the coding sequence ATGATCGAAGCTTTACTTTTAATTGTTTTAGTGCTATTATTAGTTATTTTGTCTAAATTAAATACTAAAAATAAAGAAATACAAAGTTCTATTTATACGTTACATGAAAAGTTAAATACACTTAAAAAGGACTTAGATGCTAAAACTTTTGAAAAAGAAAGAATAATTCAAGAATCCTCACATCCAATTGCTGAAAAAAAACCTATTCCGTCTGAAGAAGTTCAAAAACCAATAGAGGTTGTTCCTGAAACGGTTAAATCAGAAATTATAAAGTCAGTTGAAGAAAAACCACTTTCTCAAAAACCAATAGAAGTAGTTGCAAATATTAAACCTAAACCAGTAATAGAAAAACCAATTTCTCCAAAGCCAATTGTTCCACAGAAATCATGGTTTGAAAATTTTAAAGAGAAAAATCCAGATTTAGAAAAATTTATAGGAGAAAATCTAATTAATAAAATAGGGATTTTAATTCTTGTATTAGGAATTAGTTTCTTTGTAAAATTTGCTATTGATAAAGATTGGATTAACGAACCAGCACGTGTTGGAATTGGAATTTTATGCGGTTCACTAGTAATGGCAATTGCACACAAACTTAAGAAAAATTTCGCAGCATTTAGTTCTGTTTTAGTAGCTGGCGCAATTAGTATTTTTTATTTTACAATTGCTATAGCTTTTCATGAATATCATTTATTTAGTCAGACTGTTGCCTTTGTAATTATGGTAATGATTACAGCATTTAGCACACTAGTTTCTGTTTCTTATAATAGACAAGAGTTAGCAGTGTTATCTTTAATTGGTGGTTTTGCAGCTCCATTTATGATAAGTACAGGTGAAGGAAATTATATTGTGCTATTTACATATATTGCTATTTTGAATATTGGAATATTAGGAATTGCATATTTTAAAAAATGGAGAGTAGTTACTGTTTTAGCATTTTTCTTCACAGTATTATTATTTACATCGTGGTATATAAAGGAGTTGTTTGATGATAAGTTGCCACATTCTGGAGCATTAGCATTTGCTACATTGTTTTACTTTATTTTTAGTGTAGTTATTGTTTTAAATAATATTAGAAATAAAGGAGTGTTTTCCCTTATAGAGTATTTTATATTAGTTGCAAATACTTTCTTTTTCTTTGGTATAGGAATGGGAATTCTTCATAATTGGGGAAGTAGTTATAAAGGAATGTTTACATTATTATTGGCATTCTACAATATTATCTATGCAATCATCCTGTATAGGAAATTCGGATTAGATAAAAACGCTATTTACCTTTTAATAGGTTTAGCACTTACTTTTATAACGTTAACAATTCCAATTCAATTTGAAGGGAATCAAATCACTATATTTTGGGCAGCCGAAGCAGTATTATTATTATGGTTATCTCAAAAATCACAAATTAAAAATTTTAAATTAGGAGCAATAATTGTTCAAGGACTAACAATTGTAAGCTTAGTAATGGATTGGGATAAATATGATTATTTGATAGAATCTTTAAATATTGTTTTAAATTCTCTATTTGTTTCTGGTTTTGTAGTAAGCATTTCGTTTTTCTTAACGTATTGGCTATTAAGTAAAGAAAAAGAAAGTCAAATAATAATTTTTAATATTGCATTTTATAGAAAAATAGTCTTAATCATTGGAATTGTAATTACTTATTTAGTTGGTTTTCTGGAAATAGAATATCAGGCTTATCAATTATTATCTAATACAGCTTCTGCACTTTCGTTTTTAGTAACCTATCATTTTCTATTTGTGGCTATTCTATTGTTTTTAGTAACTAGGTTTAAAAAAGAAAAAGCAATAAAACCATTATTAGGTATTACTATTCTTTCCGTTTTATTTTATATCATATCATTTTATAGTATTCCGAATAATGAGATGCTCGAAAATTTTATGAATAATACAAATACAAAATATGCTTTTTATTTTCATTATATTATTTTAGGCTGCCTAATCTATTTTGGATATGTAGTATTTAAAGAAGTAACTAAAGAGCCAAGACTAAAAATATTTCAGAATAAATTAATGCCATGGCTGTTTGTTTTTGCAATAGTATATATTCTAAGTAATGAAATTATGATTCATAGTTTAAATTTTTCTCAGGATATTATTGATAAGAAAGAGTTGGCTGTTAAATTTCCAAAAGCAAAAACATTTGATTATACTATAGAGTATGAGAAAGAATATTTTGTAAAAAACAAATTAAACAATGTAAAACGTCAAATAATTAAAATAGGCTATCCTATTCTTTGGGGAATTTTCTCTTTTATATTTCTAATAATTGGAATTAAGAAACAATGGAAGAATTTACGAATAATTGCACTTTCTTTATTAGGACTAACCATTTTGAAACTTTTTATTTACGATATAAAAAATGTTTCAGAAACAGGTAAGATTATCGCTTTTATTTTATTAGGAGTTTTAATTTTAATAATTTCTTTTGTATACCAAAAAATTAAAAAATTAGTAGTGGATGAACAACCAAAACCAAATTCAAATGAAGAAGTTTAG
- a CDS encoding helicase HerA-like domain-containing protein: MSRTEEFNKHIIEGYTCKGDFITLGGAILDGEPVANTHVNIPLKTLNRHGLIAGATGTGKTKTIQVLSEQLSQNGIPVLMMDIKGDFSGIAVPGEEKSFITERHAKITLPYETKGFPVELMTISEQNGVRLRATVSEFGPVLFSRILDLNDTQSGVVSVVFKYCDDNNIPLLDLKDFKKVLQFATEEGKDEFTAEYGRISTASTGSILRKTIELEQQGADLFFGEKSFEIDDLMRIDENGNGYINIMRLTDIQDRPKLFSTFMLSLLAEIYNTMPEQGDAGRPELVIFIDEAHLIFDQASKALQDQIETIVKLIRSKGIGVYFITQNPMDVPSSVLAQLGLKIQHALRAFTANDRKAIKETAQNYPISEYYKTDEVLTSLGIGEAFVTALNEKGIPTPLAATMLRAPMSRMDVLTETEINNAISKSKLAKKYNEVIDRESAYEILTEKIEKAQELAEKEEAKKQAEKEAKKTASSRSRSSSTSNTVTKGVVKVLTSATFIRGAMGVLMKMFKK, encoded by the coding sequence ATGAGCAGAACAGAAGAATTCAACAAACATATTATTGAAGGATATACTTGTAAAGGTGATTTTATAACACTTGGAGGTGCTATTTTAGATGGTGAACCTGTTGCAAATACTCATGTGAATATTCCTTTAAAAACATTAAATCGTCACGGATTAATTGCTGGCGCTACAGGAACAGGAAAAACCAAAACAATTCAGGTTTTATCTGAACAATTATCGCAAAATGGAATTCCTGTTTTAATGATGGATATAAAAGGTGATTTCTCGGGAATTGCAGTTCCTGGAGAAGAAAAATCTTTTATTACAGAACGTCATGCAAAAATCACTTTACCTTATGAAACAAAAGGTTTTCCTGTTGAATTAATGACTATTTCCGAACAAAACGGTGTTCGTTTAAGAGCTACTGTTTCAGAATTTGGACCTGTTTTGTTTTCAAGAATCTTAGATTTAAATGATACACAATCAGGTGTTGTTTCTGTTGTTTTTAAATATTGTGATGACAATAACATTCCTCTTTTAGACTTAAAAGATTTTAAAAAAGTTTTACAATTTGCAACTGAAGAAGGAAAAGATGAGTTTACTGCCGAATATGGAAGAATTTCAACAGCTTCAACAGGTTCAATTTTACGAAAAACTATTGAGCTTGAACAACAAGGTGCTGATTTATTTTTTGGAGAAAAATCTTTTGAAATAGATGATTTAATGCGTATTGATGAAAATGGAAATGGATACATTAACATTATGCGCTTAACAGATATACAAGATAGACCTAAGTTATTTTCTACATTCATGCTTAGTTTATTGGCAGAAATTTATAATACAATGCCTGAACAAGGTGATGCGGGAAGACCGGAATTAGTCATTTTTATTGATGAAGCTCATTTAATTTTTGACCAAGCAAGTAAAGCTTTACAAGATCAAATTGAAACAATAGTGAAATTAATCCGTTCAAAAGGAATTGGTGTTTATTTCATTACTCAAAACCCTATGGATGTTCCTAGTAGTGTTTTAGCTCAATTAGGTTTAAAAATCCAACATGCTTTACGAGCTTTTACTGCTAATGATAGAAAAGCTATTAAAGAAACTGCTCAAAATTATCCTATTTCAGAATACTATAAAACAGATGAAGTACTTACTTCTTTAGGAATTGGTGAAGCTTTTGTTACAGCTTTAAACGAAAAAGGAATTCCAACTCCATTAGCTGCTACCATGCTACGTGCTCCAATGAGTAGAATGGATGTCTTAACTGAAACTGAAATCAACAATGCTATTTCGAAATCAAAATTAGCTAAAAAATACAACGAAGTTATTGACAGAGAAAGTGCTTATGAAATTTTAACTGAAAAAATCGAAAAAGCACAAGAATTAGCAGAAAAAGAAGAGGCAAAAAAACAAGCTGAAAAAGAAGCTAAGAAAACTGCTTCGTCAAGAAGTAGAAGTTCTTCAACTTCAAATACAGTAACCAAAGGCGTGGTTAAAGTTCTAACTAGTGCCACTTTTATTAGAGGAGCAATGGGTGTTTTGATGAAGATGTTTAAGAAGTAA
- a CDS encoding cupin domain-containing protein: protein MKKYYIQKTPFVVPTTDGKLIEEHHGLVATNNKDISIAHMIAPPNWSEPFQTPEFEEYTYIISGKKQFIIEDETVVLEAGQSIKIKANTRVQYSNPFDSPCEYIAICKPAFDFNKVHREE, encoded by the coding sequence ATGAAAAAATACTATATACAAAAAACTCCTTTTGTGGTTCCAACAACTGATGGAAAACTAATTGAAGAACATCACGGACTGGTTGCAACTAATAATAAGGATATTTCTATTGCTCATATGATTGCACCTCCTAATTGGAGCGAACCTTTTCAAACTCCAGAATTTGAAGAGTATACTTATATTATTTCTGGAAAAAAGCAATTTATTATCGAAGATGAAACTGTTGTTCTTGAAGCTGGTCAATCAATAAAAATTAAAGCAAATACTAGAGTTCAATATTCAAATCCGTTTGATTCTCCTTGCGAATATATTGCAATTTGCAAACCTGCCTTTGATTTTAACAAAGTACATCGTGAAGAATAA
- a CDS encoding DUF3999 family protein, which yields MKKFSSLVVLMFVSFFGLAQNYKGEIKNIKQEGLHQVQLSPEVRAIANENLDFLRIFDANKSEVPYVIANFKEESVQYNSFKIISKRSIKDSVTSIVVQNETGRKINQFNLKVGNTALTKRYSISGSNDTIAWFGLVAKETLSDLVAKNGTALEKTIYFPANSYKYLRIDFNDKKSLPIDVQAIGMYENQFLSEKLVTISDFKYDIVQDKEKKQTKIIFSAGNKYQVDAITFSVLTEFYVREARIVVKKERKIKKRVEHYDEVIAYFDLNSKNDRTIYFNSLQEKEFIIEIENQDNQPLEISNIELFQKPVTIISKLKANQNYEVVIDTTLTKPQYDLQNFIKSSQIDYPKATIFNFKKIDLEKTNASEKPFWQSKAFMWICILFGIVIIGYFSIGLLKDMKN from the coding sequence ATGAAGAAGTTTAGTAGTTTAGTAGTTTTAATGTTTGTTTCTTTTTTTGGGTTAGCCCAAAACTATAAAGGAGAAATTAAGAACATAAAACAAGAAGGTTTACATCAAGTCCAACTTTCACCAGAAGTTAGAGCTATTGCTAATGAAAATCTTGATTTTTTAAGGATTTTTGATGCTAATAAAAGCGAAGTACCTTATGTAATTGCAAATTTTAAAGAAGAATCAGTACAATATAATTCGTTTAAGATTATTTCAAAAAGAAGTATTAAAGATTCTGTTACTTCAATTGTTGTTCAAAATGAAACAGGTAGGAAAATAAACCAATTTAATTTAAAAGTTGGAAACACAGCTTTGACAAAAAGGTATTCTATAAGTGGAAGTAATGATACTATAGCATGGTTTGGACTAGTTGCAAAAGAGACTTTATCTGATTTGGTTGCAAAAAATGGAACAGCATTAGAGAAAACCATCTATTTCCCAGCAAATAGCTATAAATATTTACGAATCGATTTTAATGATAAAAAATCATTACCTATAGATGTACAAGCTATTGGAATGTATGAAAATCAATTTCTATCTGAAAAATTAGTAACAATTTCAGATTTTAAATATGACATAGTTCAAGATAAAGAAAAGAAACAAACTAAAATTATTTTTTCCGCTGGGAACAAATATCAAGTTGACGCGATAACTTTTTCTGTTTTAACTGAATTTTATGTGCGTGAAGCTAGAATAGTTGTAAAAAAGGAGCGAAAAATAAAGAAAAGAGTAGAGCATTATGATGAAGTGATTGCTTATTTCGATTTGAATTCGAAAAATGATAGAACTATTTATTTTAATTCACTTCAAGAAAAAGAATTTATAATTGAAATTGAAAATCAAGACAACCAACCTTTAGAAATTTCTAATATTGAATTGTTTCAAAAACCAGTGACTATTATCTCAAAGTTGAAAGCTAATCAAAATTATGAAGTTGTTATTGATACTACATTAACAAAGCCTCAATATGATTTACAAAACTTTATAAAAAGTTCACAAATTGATTATCCAAAAGCAACGATTTTCAATTTTAAAAAGATAGACTTAGAAAAAACAAATGCTTCTGAAAAACCATTTTGGCAATCAAAAGCATTTATGTGGATTTGTATTTTATTTGGAATTGTAATTATTGGTTACTTCTCAATAGGTTTGTTAAAAGATATGAAAAATTAG
- a CDS encoding DUF2059 domain-containing protein gives MAQDAFKQDVLKVLKASGSTAQMKLAKEQIIGNIAEEKKADFSKDFDASLPALYDEMAKAYMEIYTHEDVKEMLKFYNSPVGKKMTEKAEELYSKNLQAAQEWGASLQGLMMKYMQ, from the coding sequence ATGGCTCAAGATGCTTTTAAACAAGATGTTTTAAAAGTTTTAAAAGCCTCAGGTTCTACAGCACAAATGAAATTAGCGAAGGAGCAAATCATTGGAAATATAGCAGAAGAAAAGAAAGCTGATTTTTCTAAAGATTTTGATGCTTCTCTACCTGCATTATATGATGAAATGGCAAAAGCATACATGGAAATATATACGCATGAAGATGTAAAAGAAATGTTGAAATTTTATAATTCTCCAGTAGGAAAGAAAATGACAGAAAAAGCAGAAGAATTGTATTCGAAAAATTTACAAGCAGCTCAAGAATGGGGTGCAAGTTTACAAGGCTTAATGATGAAGTACATGCAATAA